The nucleotide window TCCGGGCAGTCTGTCGGGAACCATGACGTACACGGAGTTCGTCTTGGCTCTCGTTCGGGGTGGGCAAATGTGGAATGCTCCCTATACGCTGATGGACGGTTACAAGTGCACGGTCAACGCGCAGCGCGTGTCGGCGGGCAGTGGCTCCATGCCAAGCGTGTGGAACTACACGGTGACGGTTACAAGCCCACACGGGGCGAGGGCGACCGTCACGGTGCCGGTGGTGGGATGATATGAAGAGAAAACGGGGCTGTCGACCGCCGCTTTCGCGCGATAGGGGCATGACCTTGCTTGAAACGATGGTGGCCATTTTAATCACGGCCATCGTAGCAACGGCACTCGTGGGTACCATTTGGCAAGTGGCCCTCCGCTCGCAGCGCTTGACAGGGGCGAACCAGGCAATGGAGAGTGTTCTGACGGTCGAACATGCGTTGTCAGAGATGACGCAATCAGCGACGTACATGCAGTTGCAATACACCACTGGTAACATCGCGATCTGGCTCTTCCGCAAGGGGCAGACCGTCGGCAACGTGGTTGTGCCTGGGCAACCATGGCTGGTCAACACGACGACGATTTCGTCTGGCAGCGTGTCATCAGGGGTCGCCAATGCTCAGTGTTTTTATGTCTTTGACTTCGTACAACAACCTAATCAGCTGTGGAACGTATATGGGGCGCCCACCACTCAGTCGGGAAACCTGCCAAACTTCAGCGGACAACTGCTGGCGCAAAACGTGAACGTGCAGTGGTATCTTCCTAACATCGGCGCTTCTGCCACCAGTTCGACCAACTCGACGACGTGGTCTCAAATCTTTACGCAGTTGTTTTATGGCAACACATCGTCCCAGGGCATTTCAACGGCGGCCGTGCCCAGTGGGACTGTGATTCACGGCTTTATCCTCAAGCTATCGGCCACGTATCGCGCCCCGAGTGGTCAGATGCAGACGTACGCCGTCACGGCTGGCTATCATGACATGAATCAAGGGTGATCACGGCCGGGATCAGGGGGGATCCTGATGAAACGCCATCATGAAGCGCGGCGCGGAGAACGCGGATTGTCTCTGCTGTGGTCTATGGTCTACGTCGTCATTCTCACCTCGCTCGTCAGTACCGCGCTTGTGTGGAGCCGGTATACGCTGCGAATGGGTGGCCTGGGCCAAATTCAAGATCAGAGGACCGCGTTTCAGTCTCAGGCCTCCTTCGACCAGGCTGCGCTGTCGGCCATGCAGTCCGCTGCGCAGCAGGCGACGGTCTCCTTGTCGACAAACCCTATCTCGCAATTGCTTGCCTGGTTGACATTTTGGGGGGCATCGTTTGTTTCGTTTCTAACGGGCCAATCGCTTCAGCTGGTGACCATGCAGGATTTGACCAACGCACTGAATCAGAAGGTGTTCCCAGCGCTCTCCAGCCAGCAAATGCAGGGGAGCATCGTCTACACGTATACCACCTCCTGGAGTCAGCAGCTCCAAAATCAAATTTCCCAATTACAAAATCTTGCGGGCACGGTGCAGCCCTGGTCAAGCGCGTGGGACTCTCTCGAACTGGCAGCGGACCTGTTGCAGGCCGTGCTGACGCTGTCGCCGAACTACGTCCAGCCTCATGCCGTGATTCAGGTGCAGAGCGCTCAGGGCGGCTACTCAATGTATTACAACGCCACGTACGTGTTCAACCCCAACACCTTTCAATGGGTCCTGCAGATTACGCAGGACTGAGATAGAGGAGCGGTAGCATCGAGAAAGCGAGCTCCAAAAGCAACAAGAGTGGAAGGGGTAAAGGGATGCCATTGCGTCTATCGAAATCCTCTCGCAGAAGTGCTGTCGGCGTCGATGTCTGTGATGCCGGAATCCGCATCGCAGAAGTCGAACCCGGCAAACCGCTCCGCGTGACCCGACTCGTGACAGAACCCTGGGATCTCGCCCAGACCGTTTCGGATCCCTATCCGACCTTTGCGCTCGCCCCCATGCTCAGTCGCGCCTTCGATGCCGCTCGCAGGAAGACGCTCGCCGTGCACGTTGCGCTGCCTTCTCGGTTTAGCGTCATTCGGCAGATTACGCTTCCTGCGGTCAGCGAAAGAGAACTCGCGAGCGCCATTGAAATTCAAATTCAGCACAATATCCACCTTCCGTTCGACGAGGCGGCCTACGACTACGTCCAGTGTGAACCGCCAGACGGCGAGGCCGATAGCCTGAGCGTGCTGCTCGTCGCGGCCGATAAGTCTCGGGTGCAGGACATCGTGCAGGCGTTTCGGCAACTGGGCGTGCGGCCGCACAGCATCGACATCCACGCGCTTGCGCTGTTTCGCTTCATCCGCCGGTTTCGTCCAGATCTTCCGAAAAGCTTTCTCCTGCTCGAGACCGGCGAGGACACGGTGGACATGCATGTCTTCCATGACGGCCTGCTCTACTTGTCCCGCCAAATTCCCGTGGCGCTCGCGCCGACGGCGGACGTGCCCGCGTTCGACTTCGTCAGCCAGTTTGACGTCGAGATCGAGCGCACGATGAACTTCTTCATGTACACGCTTAACCAGCGCGATGCGGGTTTTGAGCGGCTGTTTATCACCCTGCCGCGGGAAGTCGACGCCACCGAACACCT belongs to Alicyclobacillus vulcanalis and includes:
- a CDS encoding prepilin-type N-terminal cleavage/methylation domain-containing protein, with the translated sequence MKRKRGCRPPLSRDRGMTLLETMVAILITAIVATALVGTIWQVALRSQRLTGANQAMESVLTVEHALSEMTQSATYMQLQYTTGNIAIWLFRKGQTVGNVVVPGQPWLVNTTTISSGSVSSGVANAQCFYVFDFVQQPNQLWNVYGAPTTQSGNLPNFSGQLLAQNVNVQWYLPNIGASATSSTNSTTWSQIFTQLFYGNTSSQGISTAAVPSGTVIHGFILKLSATYRAPSGQMQTYAVTAGYHDMNQG
- a CDS encoding FAM151 family protein, encoding MKRHHEARRGERGLSLLWSMVYVVILTSLVSTALVWSRYTLRMGGLGQIQDQRTAFQSQASFDQAALSAMQSAAQQATVSLSTNPISQLLAWLTFWGASFVSFLTGQSLQLVTMQDLTNALNQKVFPALSSQQMQGSIVYTYTTSWSQQLQNQISQLQNLAGTVQPWSSAWDSLELAADLLQAVLTLSPNYVQPHAVIQVQSAQGGYSMYYNATYVFNPNTFQWVLQITQD
- the pilM gene encoding type IV pilus biogenesis protein PilM, with amino-acid sequence MPLRLSKSSRRSAVGVDVCDAGIRIAEVEPGKPLRVTRLVTEPWDLAQTVSDPYPTFALAPMLSRAFDAARRKTLAVHVALPSRFSVIRQITLPAVSERELASAIEIQIQHNIHLPFDEAAYDYVQCEPPDGEADSLSVLLVAADKSRVQDIVQAFRQLGVRPHSIDIHALALFRFIRRFRPDLPKSFLLLETGEDTVDMHVFHDGLLYLSRQIPVALAPTADVPAFDFVSQFDVEIERTMNFFMYTLNQRDAGFERLFITLPREVDATEHLQALEERIGMPCEVLPVAEMIRRNCEIGPEAHRMADLADYAAAIGLALRGV